Proteins encoded by one window of Winogradskyella sp. PG-2:
- a CDS encoding T9SS type A sorting domain-containing protein: MKKTLLFLCLMLFTFASHAQFEVFDQSDNSLVTDGQIVAFSEAGCGYNDPCNWKFSVTNTSSEAIYMRIFVDDLDNTDGSDFQLCFAGVCLNSITLGSGYPTTAAMIAPGATNSAGNNLWNQNSPSTSTAMGWTFRFQAYNDLGNTIGTPLTVSYSFDPTLTIDEPELTSVEVFPTQVKDELTVSSNQNLTAEFYDILGKTVKQVNISNGESKINVSDLSPQLYIIRFRNDDGKTLIKRIVVE, translated from the coding sequence ATGAAAAAAACATTACTTTTTTTATGCTTAATGCTTTTCACATTTGCTTCTCATGCACAATTTGAAGTATTTGATCAAAGTGATAACAGTTTGGTAACAGACGGACAAATCGTAGCTTTCTCTGAAGCAGGATGTGGTTATAATGATCCTTGTAACTGGAAATTTAGTGTAACTAATACATCGTCAGAAGCTATTTATATGAGAATTTTTGTGGATGACCTTGATAACACTGATGGTTCAGACTTTCAATTATGTTTTGCAGGAGTTTGTTTAAATAGTATAACTTTAGGCAGTGGTTATCCAACTACTGCTGCTATGATTGCTCCAGGAGCTACAAATAGTGCAGGTAATAATTTATGGAATCAAAACTCACCTAGTACATCAACAGCTATGGGTTGGACATTTAGATTTCAAGCTTATAATGATCTTGGAAATACTATTGGTACACCCTTAACGGTATCATATAGCTTCGATCCTACTTTAACTATTGACGAACCTGAATTAACTTCTGTTGAAGTATTCCCAACTCAGGTAAAAGACGAACTTACTGTGAGTTCTAATCAGAACTTAACAGCTGAGTTTTATGATATTTTAGGCAAGACAGTTAAGCAAGTAAATATATCTAATGGTGAATCTAAAATTAATGTTTCTGATTTATCACCACAGTTATACATCATTCGTTTTAGAAATGATGATGGTAAAACTTTAATTAAGAGAATTGTTGTAGAATAA
- a CDS encoding TrkH family potassium uptake protein, which translates to MKLNYKIIFHFFGLLLLFNGGFMMIATLISLIYKDGVTFELLLSGLATLLIGTFAMIGTKNHRKEMNKREGYIVVAFGWIVMSLSGTLPYLVTEAIPSFTNAFFETMSGYTTTGASILNDIEVVPKGVLFWRSTTHWIGGMGIIVLAIAILPLLGVGGMQLFAAEAPGPGSDKLHPRITDTAKRLWLIYVGYTAAETILLQVAGMSFFDAINHALSTLSTGGFSTKNASIAHWNDNPAIQYIIMFFMFLAGTNFVLSYFLFKGKVVNIIKDEEFKLYFKFIAAFTIIAALLIYFRADVSQSSIDHPMIFGEGESAIRHGLFQVLAIVTTTGFVTADYTMWTPFLTVFFFGLMFLGGSAGSTSGGVKVVRQLILIKNGFLEFKRALHPNAILPVRYNTKSVSKDIVFNILGFFILYMLSFIVGALVFSMFQMDFISAVGLSASSLGNVGPALGDFGPVNNYSALPPLGKWWASFLMLIGRLELFTVLILLTPFFWRNR; encoded by the coding sequence ATGAAACTTAATTATAAAATCATTTTCCATTTTTTTGGACTGCTACTATTGTTTAATGGTGGTTTTATGATGATTGCCACATTAATTAGTCTCATATATAAAGATGGTGTTACTTTTGAATTACTTCTTTCTGGCTTAGCAACATTACTCATTGGTACTTTTGCCATGATTGGAACAAAAAACCATCGTAAAGAGATGAACAAACGCGAGGGTTACATTGTCGTAGCTTTTGGTTGGATTGTGATGTCTTTATCTGGTACTTTACCATATTTAGTTACAGAAGCTATTCCTTCATTTACGAATGCTTTTTTCGAAACCATGTCTGGTTATACTACTACAGGAGCAAGTATTTTGAATGATATAGAAGTTGTACCAAAAGGCGTCCTCTTTTGGCGTAGTACAACACATTGGATAGGTGGTATGGGAATTATTGTTTTAGCTATTGCAATTTTACCATTACTTGGTGTTGGTGGTATGCAGTTGTTTGCTGCTGAAGCTCCAGGACCTGGAAGTGATAAGTTGCACCCTAGAATTACTGATACAGCAAAACGATTATGGTTAATTTATGTAGGCTATACAGCTGCAGAAACTATTCTTTTGCAGGTTGCAGGTATGTCTTTTTTTGATGCCATTAATCACGCACTCAGTACCTTGTCAACAGGTGGGTTTTCTACTAAGAATGCTAGTATTGCACATTGGAATGATAACCCTGCAATACAGTATATCATTATGTTTTTTATGTTTTTAGCAGGAACAAATTTTGTATTGAGTTATTTCTTATTTAAAGGGAAAGTGGTAAATATAATTAAGGACGAAGAGTTTAAACTTTATTTTAAGTTTATTGCTGCATTTACAATAATTGCTGCACTTTTAATATATTTCAGAGCTGATGTATCTCAGTCTTCAATAGACCATCCTATGATTTTTGGTGAAGGGGAGAGTGCTATTAGACATGGTTTATTTCAAGTTTTAGCAATTGTAACTACTACTGGTTTTGTGACTGCAGATTATACTATGTGGACTCCATTTTTAACTGTTTTCTTTTTTGGTTTAATGTTTTTAGGGGGTTCTGCTGGTAGTACATCTGGTGGTGTAAAAGTAGTACGACAATTAATTTTAATTAAGAATGGATTTTTAGAGTTTAAAAGAGCGCTACATCCTAATGCCATTTTACCAGTACGCTACAATACTAAATCGGTATCTAAAGATATTGTATTTAATATTCTTGGTTTCTTTATTCTGTATATGTTATCCTTCATAGTTGGTGCTTTAGTATTTTCAATGTTTCAAATGGATTTTATATCTGCAGTTGGTTTATCTGCATCTAGTTTGGGTAATGTCGGACCTGCTTTGGGTGATTTTGGACCTGTCAATAATTATTCAGCTTTACCACCTTTAGGAAAATGGTGGGCATCATTTCTAATGCTAATTGGACGTTTAGAATTATTCACAGTGCTTATATTATTGACTCCTTTCTTTTGGAGAAATCGATAA
- the rsmG gene encoding 16S rRNA (guanine(527)-N(7))-methyltransferase RsmG, translating into MDLILKYFPNLTEIQVKQFEALEALYKDWNAKINVVSRKDIDELYLRHVLHSLAIAKVIEFNDNSSILDVGTGGGFPGVPLAILFPNCNFHLVDSINKKLKVINVVCEAIELTNIKTTHSRVEVIDDTFDFIVSRAVTAMPEFTKWVKGKIKKRQHNDLKNGILYLKGGDLTEELKQYKSVKAFLLSDYFEEPFFETKKVIYLPLKYKS; encoded by the coding sequence ATGGATCTTATCCTTAAATATTTTCCAAATTTAACAGAAATACAGGTAAAACAGTTTGAAGCCTTAGAGGCTTTATACAAAGACTGGAATGCAAAAATAAATGTTGTATCAAGGAAAGATATAGATGAGTTATATCTTAGGCATGTATTACATTCATTAGCAATTGCAAAGGTGATTGAATTTAATGATAACTCTTCTATATTAGACGTTGGAACAGGTGGTGGATTTCCTGGTGTTCCATTAGCAATATTATTTCCTAATTGTAATTTTCATTTAGTGGACAGCATTAACAAAAAATTGAAAGTGATTAATGTGGTTTGTGAAGCTATAGAATTAACCAATATTAAAACGACGCATAGTAGGGTAGAGGTTATTGATGACACCTTCGATTTTATAGTGAGTAGAGCTGTAACTGCTATGCCAGAATTTACCAAATGGGTTAAAGGTAAAATTAAGAAAAGACAACATAATGATCTTAAAAATGGTATTCTTTATTTAAAGGGCGGTGATTTAACCGAAGAGTTAAAACAATATAAAAGTGTTAAGGCTTTTCTGCTTTCTGATTATTTTGAAGAACCATTTTTTGAAACGAAGAAAGTTATTTATTTACCTTTAAAATATAAAAGTTAG
- a CDS encoding pyridoxal phosphate-dependent aminotransferase yields MNQLSDRINNLSTSATLAMAAKARELRAEGKDIIGLSLGEPDFNTPDFIKNAAIEAVNQNYNSYTPVDGYVELKEAIITKFKRDNNLNYTSPQIVVSTGAKQALFNIASVMLNDGDEVILPCPYWVSYSDIVKLNEGVPVEVETSITNDFKMTAAQLEAAITPKTKMIWYSSPCNPSGSVYSKDELRAIADVLQKYPNIYVVSDEIYEHINFIGGHYSIAEFEDMYDRTITVNGVSKAFAMTGWRIGYIGAPDWIARACNKMQGQVTSGANCIGQRAVITALEAPASSVQYMVDEFKVRRKLILSLINEIDGFKANEPEGAFYVFPDVSAYFGKTIKGTTINNASDMSLFLLEEALVATVTGEAFGNPNCIRISYAASQENIKEAIKRIKKALS; encoded by the coding sequence ATGAACCAACTTTCTGATAGAATTAACAATCTATCGACTTCAGCAACCCTTGCGATGGCAGCAAAAGCTAGAGAGCTTAGAGCAGAGGGAAAAGACATTATCGGATTAAGTTTAGGAGAACCAGACTTTAATACTCCAGATTTTATTAAAAACGCAGCAATTGAAGCCGTTAATCAAAACTACAATAGCTACACACCTGTAGATGGTTATGTAGAGTTAAAGGAAGCAATTATTACCAAATTTAAACGTGATAATAATTTAAATTATACATCACCACAAATTGTAGTTTCTACAGGAGCAAAACAAGCCCTATTTAATATTGCATCTGTAATGTTAAATGATGGAGACGAAGTTATTTTACCTTGTCCTTATTGGGTAAGTTACAGCGATATTGTAAAGCTTAATGAAGGTGTACCTGTCGAAGTAGAGACATCTATCACCAATGATTTTAAAATGACTGCTGCACAACTAGAAGCTGCTATCACTCCAAAAACAAAAATGATTTGGTATAGTTCCCCTTGTAATCCAAGTGGATCAGTATATAGTAAAGATGAATTAAGAGCTATAGCAGATGTTTTACAAAAGTACCCTAATATCTATGTGGTTTCTGATGAAATCTATGAGCATATCAATTTTATTGGTGGCCATTATAGCATAGCTGAGTTTGAAGATATGTACGATAGAACAATCACTGTAAATGGTGTCTCAAAAGCTTTTGCAATGACAGGTTGGAGAATTGGGTACATTGGAGCACCAGATTGGATTGCTAGAGCTTGTAATAAAATGCAAGGTCAAGTGACTAGTGGAGCAAATTGTATTGGTCAGCGTGCAGTAATTACTGCTTTAGAAGCACCTGCATCTAGTGTACAATATATGGTAGATGAATTTAAAGTGCGTAGAAAACTAATTCTAAGTCTAATCAATGAAATAGATGGCTTTAAAGCTAATGAACCTGAAGGAGCTTTTTATGTTTTCCCTGATGTATCTGCATATTTCGGAAAAACAATCAAAGGCACTACAATAAATAATGCTTCAGATATGTCTTTATTTTTATTAGAAGAGGCACTAGTTGCCACAGTAACAGGAGAAGCCTTTGGAAATCCTAATTGTATTCGTATTTCTTATGCAGCATCTCAAGAAAATATTAAAGAGGCAATTAAACGTATCAAAAAGGCGTTATCATAG
- a CDS encoding fatty acid desaturase family protein, with the protein MAQQTLSFSRADSAKFFRTLNKRVNNYFKDNNIKRTGNWKLWLKTIVMFGLFLAPYFLLLTLDIPTWAQLLLTIVMGIGMAGVGMNVMHDGNHGSFSNKEWINRLMGSSIYILAGNVYNWKVQHNVLHHTYTNIHGHDEDLEAGRILRFSKHSEWRKHHKFQHYYSILLYGLLTINWAITTDFQQMRRYMKRKLSYGKLPNPIINWSKLVISKILYVSMWIILPILLTDLAWYEVLIGFFLMHYVAGLILSVVFQLAHVMDEAEMHEPAEDGMMKNTWAIHQLKTTVNFGAKNWLVNWYTGGLNHQVEHHIFPHISHIHYGKIAEIVKSTAKEFNLPYKEYETTRKAIAAHFRFLKEMGMRPVIQA; encoded by the coding sequence ATGGCACAACAAACCTTATCCTTTTCTAGAGCTGATTCAGCTAAGTTCTTTAGAACATTAAACAAGCGAGTTAATAATTACTTTAAAGATAATAACATAAAGCGCACCGGAAACTGGAAACTTTGGTTAAAAACTATAGTAATGTTTGGGCTATTTTTGGCACCTTATTTCCTATTGTTAACATTAGATATTCCTACTTGGGCACAATTACTATTAACCATTGTTATGGGTATTGGAATGGCTGGAGTTGGTATGAATGTGATGCACGATGGTAACCATGGTTCATTCTCAAACAAAGAATGGATTAACCGTTTAATGGGAAGTAGTATTTATATTTTAGCTGGTAACGTTTACAATTGGAAAGTACAACACAATGTACTACACCATACTTACACTAATATCCATGGGCATGATGAAGACTTAGAAGCAGGAAGAATATTACGTTTTTCTAAACACTCCGAATGGCGAAAACATCATAAATTTCAACATTATTATTCTATTTTGTTATATGGATTGTTAACTATTAATTGGGCAATCACAACAGATTTTCAACAGATGAGACGCTATATGAAGCGCAAATTGTCTTATGGAAAGTTACCAAACCCAATTATTAATTGGAGTAAATTAGTAATTTCCAAAATTCTTTATGTATCCATGTGGATTATACTACCTATTCTATTAACAGATTTGGCTTGGTATGAGGTACTAATCGGCTTCTTTTTAATGCATTATGTTGCTGGTCTAATTTTAAGTGTAGTTTTTCAGTTAGCACATGTAATGGATGAGGCTGAGATGCATGAACCAGCAGAAGATGGAATGATGAAAAATACATGGGCTATTCACCAACTTAAAACAACGGTTAATTTTGGCGCTAAGAATTGGTTAGTAAATTGGTATACTGGTGGTTTAAATCATCAGGTAGAGCATCACATTTTTCCACACATAAGTCATATTCATTATGGTAAAATTGCAGAAATTGTAAAATCAACAGCTAAAGAATTTAATTTACCATATAAAGAGTACGAAACTACAAGAAAAGCAATTGCAGCACATTTTAGATTTTTAAAAGAGATGGGTATGCGACCAGTTATACAAGCATAA
- the trkA gene encoding Trk system potassium transporter TrkA has product MKIIIAGAGEVGFHLAKLLSYESQEITLIDTKKDSLSYAGEHLDIKTIKGDATSISILREARIGTAGLFIAVTSSETINITASVIAKQLGAKRTIARISNTEFIDNKETVGFSKFGIDELISPESLAASEIELLLNQYGFNDTYEFEEGALTMLGLRLSRTATFVGKTVKEAAELYSELHFIPIAIQRYGTQYTIIPRGDTIFKEGDKVVFMTSKGGDEELFELSGKVKVDIKNVMILGGSQIGYKTAKDLCASKFNVKLVENRKSVAEDLAEDLPNALVICGDGRNVEILDEENISEMDAFISVTGNSETNIMSCLLAKSKGVKKTIALVENMDYYQLSQSIGIDTLINKKLLAANNIFRYIRKGEVVAMTKLTNMNAELLEFVVKPDSKITNKLIKDLNFPRSAIFGGVIRDGKGLIPLGSFKIESGDRVVVCCLPRSISEVETFFS; this is encoded by the coding sequence ATGAAGATAATTATCGCAGGAGCAGGAGAGGTAGGATTTCATTTAGCGAAATTATTATCCTACGAGTCGCAAGAGATAACACTTATTGATACAAAAAAAGATAGCTTATCCTATGCAGGGGAGCATTTAGATATCAAAACTATAAAAGGCGATGCCACATCAATTTCTATTTTAAGAGAGGCACGCATTGGTACTGCAGGACTTTTTATTGCAGTAACATCTTCTGAAACGATAAATATTACAGCTAGTGTTATTGCGAAGCAATTAGGAGCAAAGCGTACTATTGCTCGTATCTCTAATACAGAATTTATAGATAATAAAGAAACAGTAGGATTCTCTAAATTTGGAATTGACGAGTTGATTTCTCCAGAATCTTTAGCGGCTTCAGAGATTGAATTATTATTAAATCAGTATGGCTTTAATGATACTTATGAGTTTGAAGAAGGAGCACTTACGATGTTAGGTTTACGCTTGTCTAGAACTGCAACTTTTGTTGGGAAAACAGTTAAAGAAGCTGCAGAATTATATTCTGAGTTACATTTTATTCCCATTGCAATTCAACGCTATGGAACACAATATACAATCATACCAAGGGGGGATACTATTTTTAAAGAAGGTGATAAAGTGGTGTTTATGACTTCTAAAGGTGGTGATGAAGAGTTGTTTGAATTATCTGGAAAAGTTAAGGTAGATATCAAGAATGTGATGATACTTGGAGGTAGTCAAATAGGTTATAAAACGGCAAAAGATCTTTGCGCAAGTAAGTTTAATGTAAAGCTTGTGGAAAACAGAAAATCTGTTGCTGAAGATTTAGCTGAAGATTTACCAAATGCTTTAGTAATTTGTGGAGATGGAAGAAATGTTGAAATTCTTGATGAAGAAAACATTTCAGAAATGGATGCTTTTATCTCAGTAACCGGAAATTCTGAAACTAATATCATGTCTTGTCTTTTAGCAAAATCTAAAGGAGTAAAGAAAACAATTGCTTTAGTGGAGAATATGGATTATTACCAATTATCTCAGTCTATAGGTATTGATACACTAATTAATAAGAAGTTATTAGCCGCAAATAACATATTTAGATATATCAGAAAAGGTGAGGTTGTAGCTATGACCAAACTTACTAATATGAATGCAGAGCTTTTAGAGTTTGTAGTTAAACCAGATTCTAAAATCACTAATAAATTGATTAAGGATTTAAATTTTCCAAGATCAGCGATTTTCGGCGGAGTCATAAGAGATGGTAAAGGTTTAATTCCTTTAGGTAGTTTTAAAATTGAATCAGGTGATCGCGTTGTTGTTTGTTGTTTACCACGTTCTATATCTGAAGTAGAAACATTTTTCTCATAG